One region of Desulfovibrio sp. JC022 genomic DNA includes:
- a CDS encoding zinc ribbon domain-containing protein: MPIFEYKCADCGKEFEELVFNRDECPPCPHCKSEKTDKLMSACKFKTGGGAPDMSDVSSAPAPAASSSSACAGCSGGDCSSCGS; this comes from the coding sequence ATGCCTATTTTCGAATATAAATGCGCTGACTGCGGCAAGGAATTCGAGGAGCTGGTTTTCAACCGCGACGAATGTCCTCCCTGCCCGCACTGCAAATCTGAAAAAACTGACAAACTCATGTCCGCCTGCAAATTCAAAACCGGCGGCGGGGCTCCTGATATGAGTGACGTCAGTTCTGCTCCCGCTCCGGCGGCTTCTTCCAGCAGCGCTTGCGCCGGATGCTCCGGCGGCGACTGCTCTTCCTGCGGAAGTTAA
- the hemC gene encoding hydroxymethylbilane synthase has product MRKLTIATRGSKLALWQANHISDLLREEYPGIDVQLLKIKTKGDKILDVPLAKVGGKGLFVKEIEEALLDGRADLAVHSMKDVPTELPEGLEVGVIPPREAETDTLLSVKYDSLKDLPAGAVVGTSSLRRQSQVLALRGDLKIESLRGNLDTRVGKLLNGEFDAIVVATAGLNRLGLSAPKSEILGPPTFLPAVAQGALGIEYRIEDTEIQDILAFLHDGMTARQVKAERGFLTGLDGGCQVPIAAWSQLDGDQVKLTGFVADIDGSSPIRMEKSGPADDAWNIGLALAEEVLAAGAKEILDRVYEKC; this is encoded by the coding sequence ATGAGAAAACTAACTATCGCAACCCGTGGCAGCAAACTTGCCCTCTGGCAGGCCAACCATATTTCCGATCTTCTGCGTGAAGAATATCCCGGAATCGACGTTCAACTGCTCAAGATCAAAACCAAGGGCGACAAGATTCTGGATGTTCCGCTGGCAAAAGTAGGCGGCAAAGGCCTTTTCGTAAAAGAAATCGAAGAAGCACTGCTTGATGGTCGCGCAGACCTCGCCGTACACAGTATGAAGGACGTTCCTACCGAACTTCCCGAAGGCCTTGAAGTTGGCGTTATTCCCCCGCGTGAAGCAGAAACCGACACCCTGCTTTCCGTAAAATACGATTCTCTCAAAGACCTGCCCGCAGGCGCAGTTGTCGGCACCAGCAGCCTTCGCCGACAGTCTCAGGTTCTGGCTCTGCGCGGTGATCTCAAGATCGAATCCCTGCGCGGAAACCTCGATACCCGTGTAGGTAAACTCCTGAACGGCGAATTCGACGCCATTGTGGTTGCCACTGCCGGACTGAACAGGCTGGGTCTTTCCGCTCCCAAAAGCGAAATCCTCGGCCCCCCGACCTTCCTGCCCGCAGTGGCACAGGGCGCGCTGGGCATCGAATACCGCATTGAGGACACTGAAATTCAGGACATCCTCGCATTTCTGCATGACGGAATGACTGCCCGTCAGGTTAAAGCCGAACGCGGATTCCTGACCGGCCTTGACGGCGGTTGTCAGGTTCCCATTGCAGCATGGTCCCAGCTTGACGGCGATCAGGTCAAACTGACCGGATTCGTTGCTGATATAGACGGTTCCAGCCCCATTCGCATGGAAAAGAGCGGTCCTGCTGACGATGCATGGAACATTGGTCTTGCTTTGGCCGAAGAAGTGCTGGCCGCAGGAGCTAAAGAGATACTCGATCGCGTTTATGAAAAGTGCTGA
- a CDS encoding helix-hairpin-helix domain-containing protein: MKSADPEILKDFRTIPGVGKSIAMDLWNMGYRSLDEIKGENPDDMYARLEELAGCHVDRCMLYVFRCAVYYVGNEKRDPELEKWWNWKD, translated from the coding sequence ATGAAAAGTGCTGATCCCGAAATCCTGAAAGATTTCCGGACAATTCCGGGAGTCGGTAAATCCATTGCCATGGACCTTTGGAATATGGGCTACCGTTCCCTTGATGAAATCAAGGGCGAAAATCCGGACGACATGTATGCACGACTTGAAGAGCTTGCAGGTTGTCATGTGGACCGCTGCATGCTGTATGTGTTCAGGTGTGCGGTCTACTATGTGGGTAACGAGAAGCGGGACCCTGAGCTAGAAAAATGGTGGAATTGGAAAGATTGA
- a CDS encoding arylamine N-acetyltransferase has translation MKRRELVENYLRILNLHGRKSDLNFISDLVARHVATFPFCSVGCQLGDDLLLDFESLYRRIIINRRGGYCFEQNGLFFGILKELGFSPKLYLARVIYNQDIHPGLTHRITVVDYEGERYVLDVGFGPSGPRIPVPMSGDESPDGEKAFRISEGRPGEFHMQVLKKGEFFSLYRFELARYGQSDCELGHFYSHRHPNAVFVNNLVASLILEREIRSLRNLEYWVITQSGTRVEEISSSEQLGRILGDELGVQVKGTESCKLYEKVSLLEK, from the coding sequence ATGAAACGGCGTGAACTAGTAGAAAATTATTTAAGAATCCTGAACCTGCATGGTCGTAAATCAGATTTAAATTTTATAAGTGATCTTGTTGCACGCCACGTAGCCACTTTTCCGTTCTGTAGCGTAGGGTGTCAACTTGGTGACGACCTGTTGCTGGATTTTGAATCTCTATACCGGAGAATAATTATAAACCGGCGTGGTGGATATTGTTTTGAGCAGAATGGTTTGTTCTTCGGAATTTTAAAGGAGCTTGGCTTTTCACCGAAACTTTATCTGGCACGCGTAATTTATAATCAGGATATACATCCCGGATTAACACACCGCATTACGGTGGTTGATTATGAAGGGGAGAGATACGTTCTGGACGTAGGGTTTGGTCCTTCAGGACCTAGGATTCCGGTTCCAATGTCAGGTGACGAGTCCCCTGACGGTGAGAAAGCTTTCCGCATTTCGGAGGGGCGGCCCGGAGAATTTCATATGCAGGTGTTGAAGAAGGGTGAGTTCTTTTCTTTATACAGGTTTGAGCTTGCGCGCTATGGCCAATCTGATTGCGAATTGGGTCATTTTTATTCACATCGGCATCCTAACGCTGTTTTTGTAAATAATTTGGTTGCTTCCCTTATTTTAGAAAGAGAGATCCGATCTTTGCGTAATTTGGAGTATTGGGTGATTACGCAATCCGGCACCAGAGTTGAAGAAATCAGCAGTTCAGAACAACTGGGGCGTATCCTTGGTGACGAACTTGGAGTTCAGGTAAAAGGGACAGAAAGTTGTAAATTGTATGAAAAGGTAAGTTTATTAGAAAAATAA
- the selD gene encoding selenide, water dikinase SelD, protein MPKELVKTVKAAGUAAKIAPGDLEQVLCGLAVEDERLLTGLGGNEDSAIVSFPAGKALVQTVDFFTPVVNDPFWFGQIAAANSLSDVYAMGGEPWTAMNIVCYPMKEMGPEILREILKGGMDKIREAGAVLAGGHSVEDDEIKYGLSVTGMVDPDGFASNKGLREGDHLLLTKPLGTGVLATALKADWDGAERFEKDVYKWASKLNISGGKVIRELGLKGATDVTGFGLGGHVLEMADASGVAVELWLDKVPFMDDVIELASMGMIPAGSFANRNYCSSQVKAAADADSIKTDLVFDAQTSGGLVLAVPEDQLQQAKDMLLEAGDLAAHVGQVKAHENGVARLRIL, encoded by the coding sequence ATGCCAAAAGAATTGGTAAAGACTGTTAAAGCAGCCGGTTGAGCTGCTAAGATCGCTCCGGGGGACCTGGAGCAGGTTTTGTGCGGCTTAGCCGTTGAGGACGAACGTCTGCTGACCGGGCTGGGCGGGAACGAAGATTCCGCCATAGTCTCTTTTCCTGCGGGTAAAGCACTGGTCCAGACCGTGGATTTTTTTACCCCGGTAGTCAACGATCCGTTCTGGTTCGGGCAGATTGCCGCGGCTAATTCCCTTTCTGATGTTTACGCCATGGGCGGCGAACCTTGGACTGCCATGAATATTGTCTGCTATCCCATGAAAGAAATGGGGCCGGAAATCCTGCGTGAAATCCTGAAGGGCGGCATGGATAAAATCCGTGAAGCCGGGGCTGTGCTCGCTGGTGGGCATAGCGTCGAGGACGATGAAATCAAATACGGCCTTTCGGTGACCGGGATGGTTGACCCTGACGGATTCGCTTCCAATAAAGGTTTGCGTGAGGGCGATCATTTGCTGCTGACTAAACCGCTCGGAACCGGAGTGTTGGCAACAGCTCTCAAAGCCGATTGGGACGGCGCAGAGCGTTTTGAAAAAGATGTTTACAAATGGGCGTCCAAGCTGAACATTTCAGGCGGAAAAGTCATCCGTGAATTGGGCCTCAAGGGTGCCACTGATGTGACCGGGTTCGGCCTTGGCGGGCACGTGCTGGAGATGGCAGATGCCTCCGGCGTGGCTGTGGAGCTGTGGCTGGACAAGGTGCCGTTTATGGATGATGTGATTGAGCTGGCCTCCATGGGCATGATTCCGGCGGGCAGCTTCGCCAACCGTAACTATTGCAGTTCACAGGTTAAGGCCGCAGCAGATGCCGACAGCATCAAAACTGACCTTGTTTTTGATGCTCAGACATCCGGTGGTCTGGTGCTTGCCGTGCCTGAAGACCAGTTGCAGCAGGCCAAGGATATGTTGCTGGAAGCTGGCGATCTGGCCGCCCATGTAGGGCAGGTTAAAGCTCATGAAAATGGGGTTGCCAGATTACGTATTTTGTAG
- the cobT gene encoding nicotinate-nucleotide--dimethylbenzimidazole phosphoribosyltransferase, whose amino-acid sequence MAVNKISAKELQRLVDAVQPVDSALEEQARVHLDNLTKPLGSLGRLEDLAAKMYVASGGIAPQADPARIYTIAGDHGVNEEDVSYFPQEVTRQMVENFLDGGAGINVLARTSGVELLVVDAGCKGGPFPEHPNLIQRRIGCGTANISKGPAMNGECCRQAVALGFELADEAHAQGIKVLGTGEMGVSNTTPSTALYCAYFDLDPADITGPGGGIDSEGVRRKTDVIRCALAANAEVVRSADPFAILTALGGYEIAALAGLILGGAKNKQMVCIDGFISTAAYAAAVKICPAVSGYCVLSHASAEPGYAKVIKALGRRPLLHLDMRLGEGSGAALSMFMLRAAANIFNEMATFDDAGVHAGG is encoded by the coding sequence ATGGCAGTGAATAAAATTTCCGCAAAAGAGTTGCAGCGTCTTGTTGATGCTGTTCAGCCTGTGGATTCAGCTCTTGAAGAGCAGGCTCGCGTCCATCTGGATAATCTGACCAAACCGCTTGGAAGTCTGGGCAGGCTGGAAGATCTTGCTGCGAAAATGTATGTGGCTTCCGGCGGTATAGCTCCGCAGGCCGACCCTGCCCGTATTTACACAATTGCCGGGGATCATGGGGTTAACGAGGAAGATGTCAGTTATTTCCCGCAGGAAGTCACTCGCCAGATGGTGGAAAATTTTTTAGACGGGGGAGCGGGAATAAACGTTCTGGCCCGTACTTCCGGGGTGGAGCTGCTGGTAGTTGATGCCGGATGCAAGGGCGGTCCTTTTCCTGAACATCCCAACCTGATCCAGCGCAGGATCGGTTGCGGCACAGCGAATATTTCTAAAGGTCCGGCCATGAACGGTGAGTGCTGTAGGCAGGCTGTTGCTCTCGGATTTGAACTTGCTGATGAGGCCCATGCTCAGGGCATTAAAGTTCTCGGCACCGGAGAGATGGGAGTTTCAAATACCACACCATCCACAGCCCTTTACTGCGCTTATTTCGATCTAGATCCAGCTGATATAACCGGACCGGGCGGGGGGATAGATTCCGAGGGAGTGCGCCGTAAAACAGACGTTATCCGCTGCGCCCTTGCTGCCAATGCTGAGGTTGTTCGGTCAGCTGATCCTTTTGCAATTCTTACGGCCCTTGGCGGGTATGAGATTGCCGCACTGGCTGGATTGATCCTCGGCGGGGCAAAGAATAAGCAGATGGTCTGCATTGACGGATTTATTTCCACAGCCGCCTATGCCGCTGCCGTAAAGATTTGTCCGGCAGTGAGCGGTTATTGTGTGCTCAGTCACGCTTCAGCCGAACCGGGGTACGCGAAAGTGATCAAAGCCCTTGGACGCAGGCCGCTTTTGCATCTGGACATGCGGCTCGGTGAAGGGTCCGGGGCAGCACTGTCCATGTTCATGTTGCGCGCAGCCGCAAATATTTTTAACGAAATGGCAACGTTCGACGATGCCGGAGTTCACGCAGGAGGTTAA
- a CDS encoding WcbI family polysaccharide biosynthesis putative acetyltransferase codes for MKKTCILHANCQGEPMEELLLLNDEFSSSYDIHRFTNYTRESIPVELIADCDLFLYQPLLGESWAELASDKIISRIKGTSRSIAFPSMLFKHYWPLWSSRTGFDYRDTFLDSLLEKELSESQILHLFMNTRLTNIYDFKEITDQSINIERTKEARTPVKYVDWILENYTRKPLFNTINHPRSELLTLSANTILQELGMERLNEQDLEKFPPPFADFEQPIHPQVADFLGLEFGGPQHRYHVYGTELTFEEYAMRYIKCRQNNIEDFIAFLMATAGMEKN; via the coding sequence ATGAAGAAAACCTGTATCTTACATGCCAATTGTCAAGGCGAACCGATGGAAGAACTGCTTTTGCTGAATGATGAATTCAGCTCCAGCTATGACATCCACCGTTTCACCAACTACACCCGCGAATCCATCCCGGTGGAACTCATCGCCGATTGTGACCTTTTTCTGTACCAGCCCCTCTTGGGCGAAAGCTGGGCAGAACTAGCCTCGGATAAAATCATCTCCCGGATAAAAGGCACGTCCCGCTCCATCGCTTTTCCAAGCATGCTGTTCAAGCACTACTGGCCGCTATGGTCCAGCAGAACCGGATTCGATTACCGGGACACATTTCTGGATTCCCTGCTTGAAAAAGAACTGAGTGAATCCCAGATTCTGCACCTTTTCATGAACACCAGGCTGACCAACATCTACGATTTTAAAGAGATCACGGATCAGTCCATAAACATTGAAAGGACCAAAGAAGCACGAACCCCTGTCAAATACGTTGACTGGATTCTTGAAAATTACACGAGAAAGCCCTTATTCAATACCATCAACCATCCGCGCTCCGAACTGCTGACTCTGAGCGCAAACACCATACTGCAAGAGCTGGGTATGGAGCGGCTAAATGAACAGGATTTGGAAAAATTCCCGCCGCCCTTTGCGGATTTTGAACAGCCCATTCATCCGCAGGTGGCAGATTTCCTCGGCCTTGAATTCGGCGGTCCGCAACATCGTTACCATGTATACGGAACGGAGCTGACCTTTGAAGAATACGCCATGCGCTACATCAAATGCCGCCAAAACAATATTGAAGATTTCATTGCCTTCCTCATGGCCACAGCAGGAATGGAAAAGAATTAA
- the thrB gene encoding homoserine kinase: MQEWNHEFSEDSSVVLIGMAGAGKSTLAPLLAEKLGWEHIDTDAVIESYYGRPLQDIVDHLGVPEFRKAEEYIISSLGVFRTVVSTGGSVVYGPKGMERLKVLGPVIYLRISSESCLKRVGGGENRGLAIVPGQTLESLYEERIPLYEQYADFAVDTDSCSPEECVEQIHQWLKSKEVKKVKDI; this comes from the coding sequence ATGCAAGAATGGAATCATGAGTTTTCAGAAGACAGTTCTGTTGTTCTGATCGGTATGGCCGGAGCCGGAAAGTCAACTCTGGCACCTCTGCTGGCTGAAAAACTCGGCTGGGAGCATATTGATACTGACGCTGTAATTGAGAGCTACTACGGTCGTCCTTTGCAGGATATCGTGGATCATCTTGGTGTGCCGGAATTCCGCAAGGCCGAAGAGTACATTATTTCCAGCCTAGGGGTTTTCCGTACAGTTGTTTCTACCGGGGGCAGTGTTGTTTATGGACCCAAGGGTATGGAAAGACTTAAAGTACTCGGCCCGGTTATTTATCTGCGTATTTCAAGCGAATCCTGCCTCAAGCGGGTCGGCGGCGGAGAGAATCGCGGTCTGGCCATTGTTCCGGGGCAGACACTTGAGAGTCTCTACGAAGAACGAATCCCCCTCTATGAACAGTATGCTGATTTTGCCGTTGATACGGACAGTTGCTCACCGGAAGAATGTGTTGAGCAGATTCACCAGTGGCTCAAATCAAAAGAAGTAAAAAAAGTTAAGGATATATAA
- the pyrR gene encoding bifunctional pyr operon transcriptional regulator/uracil phosphoribosyltransferase PyrR: MKEQKVILSEKAMARTLDRLASEITERRGDSENIAIIGIQRRGADLAERLKLILDEKLGRKIPLGKLDINLYRDDWTNLTRQPSINCTEIPFDIESASIVLVDDVLFSGRTVRAALEAVLDFGRPRRVELLVLVDRGHRELPIRADYVGKEVVTFEDQHVNVLVKERDDEDKVVLIRS, translated from the coding sequence ATGAAGGAACAAAAAGTAATACTTTCGGAAAAGGCCATGGCCCGTACTCTTGACCGTCTTGCGTCAGAAATTACTGAGCGGCGCGGGGACAGTGAAAATATAGCTATTATCGGTATTCAGAGACGCGGCGCGGACCTCGCGGAGCGGTTGAAACTTATTCTGGACGAGAAATTAGGACGTAAAATTCCTCTCGGTAAGCTGGATATCAATCTTTACCGTGACGATTGGACCAACCTGACCCGTCAGCCGAGCATCAACTGCACTGAGATTCCTTTTGATATTGAATCCGCTTCCATTGTTCTGGTGGATGATGTGCTTTTTTCCGGCCGCACTGTACGTGCCGCCCTTGAAGCAGTTCTTGATTTCGGACGTCCGCGCCGGGTGGAGCTGCTGGTGCTGGTGGATCGAGGTCACCGTGAATTGCCTATCCGGGCCGATTATGTGGGTAAGGAAGTGGTTACTTTTGAAGACCAGCATGTAAATGTTCTGGTTAAGGAAAGGGATGACGAAGATAAGGTTGTTCTGATCCGTTCCTGA
- a CDS encoding heavy metal translocating P-type ATPase, which translates to MHSTFEIKGMTCSACSSRLERVIGSLDGVKRATVNLAAETLAADYDSGQISTADIIASVEMAGFGAVEKIEGTELTLPVSGMACSACSSRLDRVLNGTEGITKAQVSLASETATLNFNPATISLRSIRQIIADAGFESGPIQSAHNAKENFEKRKAENEAKLVKMKSRLFAALAFTIPLLTITMGHMVGIPLPDAINPHTSPLGFALIQLILTGPVLWFGRNFYQQGFPNLLRGAPNMDSLIAVGTSAAVIYSLWNTIEIALGIDAHARAMDLYYESAATIIALILLGKFQETRARSRTSDAIEKLMDLTPAQAILLQNGEQVPTPVEEIGPGDLILIRPGDRVAADGKVAEGHSDIDESMLTGESMPVSKSTGDDVAGGTVNIGGGALNVQVTNVGENTVLSRIIRLVQEAQGSKAPISSLADTVSFYFVPAVMAIGIAAALSWFFFSDEPFTFALRIFISVMVIACPCAMGLATPTAIMVGTGRGAQLGVLVKSGEALETAGKIETMIFDKTGTLTYGKPEVAETFTMEGENEQDLLLLAGSAEKQSEHPLAKAVVRAAEETGSPLPKTTSFQAISGLGINTVTGGQPMLLGNRKFLEQNFIGGLDNNAANETAQRFAASGQSPLYIAKNGKLAGILAIADRIKKETPQTISKLHKLGVKTVMLTGDNEKVAHAIADEAGIDKVVAQVMPDRKAEVVNMEKEKGCKVAMIGDGINDAPALASADMGIAMGTGIDVAIESGDVVLMKGDLSGVLTALSLSRATVRNIKQNLFWAFAFNVLGIPVAAGLLHIFGGPTLSPMFAAAAMSLSSVTVVSNALRLKFFKPED; encoded by the coding sequence ATGCACAGCACATTTGAAATCAAAGGTATGACCTGCTCCGCCTGTTCCTCGCGGCTGGAAAGAGTCATCGGCAGTCTGGACGGTGTTAAAAGGGCAACAGTTAATCTAGCCGCAGAAACACTGGCTGCCGACTATGATAGCGGACAGATTTCCACAGCCGACATTATCGCTTCAGTAGAAATGGCAGGATTTGGAGCAGTAGAAAAGATTGAAGGCACGGAACTTACCCTGCCTGTTTCCGGCATGGCCTGCTCGGCCTGCTCTTCACGGTTGGACCGGGTACTAAATGGGACTGAAGGAATCACAAAGGCACAGGTAAGCCTTGCTTCTGAAACCGCAACCTTGAATTTCAACCCGGCAACAATATCACTACGCAGCATAAGACAGATCATCGCTGATGCCGGATTTGAATCCGGACCAATCCAATCTGCCCACAATGCCAAAGAAAATTTTGAAAAGAGAAAAGCTGAAAACGAAGCGAAACTGGTAAAAATGAAGAGCCGTCTCTTTGCCGCTCTTGCGTTCACCATCCCTCTTTTGACCATCACCATGGGTCACATGGTAGGCATACCTTTGCCTGATGCCATCAATCCCCACACTTCACCGCTGGGCTTTGCCCTGATTCAGCTGATTCTAACTGGTCCGGTGCTTTGGTTCGGACGTAATTTTTACCAGCAGGGATTCCCGAATCTGCTCCGCGGGGCACCGAACATGGACTCGCTCATTGCCGTGGGGACCTCGGCGGCTGTAATCTACTCCCTGTGGAATACCATTGAAATTGCACTGGGAATTGATGCCCATGCGCGGGCTATGGACCTCTATTATGAATCCGCCGCCACCATCATCGCCCTGATTCTGCTCGGTAAATTTCAAGAAACCCGCGCCCGTTCACGCACATCAGATGCCATTGAAAAACTCATGGACCTGACCCCGGCGCAAGCCATCCTGTTGCAGAACGGGGAACAAGTACCCACGCCAGTGGAAGAAATCGGTCCCGGAGACCTGATCCTCATCCGCCCCGGAGACCGTGTTGCCGCCGACGGCAAGGTAGCCGAGGGACATTCCGACATAGATGAATCAATGCTCACCGGGGAATCCATGCCCGTGTCCAAAAGCACAGGCGATGACGTAGCCGGAGGAACAGTAAACATAGGTGGCGGCGCACTGAATGTTCAGGTCACCAATGTGGGTGAAAACACAGTGCTTTCGCGCATCATCCGCCTTGTGCAGGAAGCGCAGGGCTCCAAGGCCCCCATCTCCAGCCTTGCGGATACGGTCAGCTTTTATTTTGTACCCGCAGTCATGGCTATCGGCATTGCCGCCGCGCTGAGCTGGTTCTTTTTCAGCGATGAACCTTTTACTTTTGCCCTGCGAATTTTCATCAGCGTAATGGTTATTGCCTGCCCTTGCGCCATGGGACTGGCAACACCCACCGCAATCATGGTCGGCACTGGACGCGGAGCGCAGCTGGGCGTACTGGTCAAATCCGGGGAAGCCCTTGAGACCGCCGGAAAAATAGAAACAATGATCTTCGACAAAACCGGGACACTTACCTACGGAAAACCGGAAGTAGCCGAAACCTTCACCATGGAAGGCGAAAACGAGCAGGATTTGCTCCTGCTGGCCGGGTCAGCGGAAAAACAATCCGAACACCCGCTGGCAAAAGCCGTAGTCCGTGCAGCTGAAGAGACAGGTTCCCCCCTGCCGAAGACAACATCTTTTCAAGCTATATCCGGTCTGGGTATCAACACCGTAACCGGGGGGCAGCCCATGCTGCTGGGAAATCGCAAATTCCTTGAACAAAACTTCATCGGTGGATTGGATAACAACGCTGCCAATGAAACTGCCCAGCGTTTTGCGGCGTCCGGGCAAAGTCCGCTTTACATAGCTAAAAATGGCAAGTTGGCCGGTATTCTGGCTATTGCCGATCGCATCAAAAAGGAAACACCTCAGACAATCAGCAAACTCCATAAGCTCGGAGTTAAGACAGTCATGCTTACCGGGGATAATGAAAAAGTAGCCCACGCCATTGCAGATGAAGCCGGAATAGACAAGGTCGTCGCACAAGTAATGCCTGACCGCAAAGCTGAAGTGGTCAACATGGAAAAAGAAAAAGGGTGTAAAGTTGCTATGATCGGGGACGGCATCAATGATGCCCCGGCCCTTGCTTCGGCGGATATGGGAATTGCTATGGGCACCGGAATTGATGTTGCAATTGAATCAGGAGACGTAGTACTGATGAAAGGCGATTTGAGCGGAGTACTCACTGCACTCTCACTGAGCCGGGCAACAGTGCGCAATATCAAACAGAATCTGTTCTGGGCATTTGCCTTCAACGTATTGGGGATTCCGGTAGCCGCCGGACTGCTGCACATTTTCGGCGGTCCGACCCTTTCGCCCATGTTTGCAGCAGCAGCCATGTCCCTCAGCTCGGTAACCGTAGTCAGCAACGCCCTGAGACTGAAATTCTTTAAACCGGAAGATTAA
- a CDS encoding arginase family protein, whose translation MKDITLVFPQWQGSIDNEALYEGAFALADGIPGLPSPRTVDTAPFRKIKSGPPIAGRDDIIRQLQNTCALLEQENPDRTLLLGGDCGTETGPVSWMSRKHGDKLALIWFDAHPDLITPKTTQSGRFQGMALSAILGNAGPEINGAMFTPLHPTQVFCAGARTFDPPELDFIVNSKMSFFGPGELERDPAWLAKQIEETGFSKVYIHMDVDAVNPIGFAHGKPSPPAGLHFSNVLKIITEVGNRMDICGLGITEFHPGSERGIEKAAMLIEKTLPGFLVK comes from the coding sequence TTGAAAGACATCACCCTTGTTTTCCCGCAATGGCAGGGCTCCATCGACAATGAAGCCTTATATGAAGGTGCATTTGCTCTGGCGGACGGAATCCCCGGACTTCCCTCCCCCCGCACAGTGGATACAGCCCCTTTCAGGAAAATAAAATCCGGCCCACCCATTGCCGGCAGGGATGATATAATCAGACAATTGCAAAACACATGTGCCCTGCTTGAACAGGAGAACCCCGACCGGACTCTCCTGCTGGGCGGCGACTGCGGAACGGAAACCGGACCGGTTTCATGGATGTCCCGCAAGCATGGAGACAAACTGGCCCTGATCTGGTTTGACGCCCATCCGGATTTGATTACCCCGAAGACAACACAATCCGGGCGTTTTCAGGGCATGGCCCTTTCCGCAATTCTTGGTAATGCGGGACCGGAAATTAACGGTGCAATGTTTACCCCCTTACATCCCACACAAGTATTCTGCGCAGGGGCCAGAACATTTGACCCGCCGGAACTGGATTTTATAGTTAACAGCAAAATGTCATTCTTCGGACCCGGCGAATTGGAACGGGACCCGGCATGGCTGGCTAAACAAATTGAGGAAACCGGATTCAGCAAGGTCTACATTCATATGGATGTGGACGCGGTCAATCCCATAGGTTTTGCCCACGGAAAACCATCTCCCCCAGCCGGGCTGCACTTCAGCAATGTTTTAAAAATCATAACAGAAGTCGGTAACAGAATGGATATCTGCGGGCTGGGCATAACCGAGTTCCACCCCGGCAGTGAGCGCGGCATTGAAAAAGCCGCCATGCTGATCGAAAAGACTCTGCCCGGATTTCTTGTAAAATAA
- a CDS encoding tetratricopeptide repeat protein — MGKKRKGRKSSSKGRQSASGSAKKSNMVIVVIAALAVGLFFGGVFMPALKESSTPQSSGGAVDFAQQIVETKKLLESQPDSVNLWTKLGNMYFDTDQYANAIEAYKKSLALKPDNAHVLTDLGVMYRRSGNPQKAVETFDRAILASPKHETARFNKGIVLYYDLEDKAGAIQAWNGLVQMNPGARAPSGKPIKDMIRDLS; from the coding sequence TTGGGAAAGAAAAGAAAGGGGAGAAAATCCTCAAGCAAGGGGAGACAGTCCGCAAGCGGTAGCGCAAAAAAAAGTAATATGGTCATCGTTGTGATAGCCGCTTTGGCTGTAGGGTTGTTTTTTGGCGGTGTATTCATGCCCGCTTTAAAGGAATCCTCAACACCTCAGTCCTCTGGCGGGGCAGTTGATTTTGCCCAGCAGATTGTGGAAACAAAGAAGCTTCTTGAGTCACAACCGGATTCAGTAAATCTGTGGACCAAGCTCGGGAATATGTATTTTGATACGGATCAGTATGCCAATGCCATTGAAGCTTATAAAAAGTCTTTAGCCTTAAAGCCTGACAATGCGCACGTGCTCACCGATCTGGGCGTAATGTACCGACGTAGCGGTAATCCGCAAAAGGCAGTAGAGACTTTTGACAGGGCGATTCTTGCTTCTCCGAAACATGAAACCGCTCGTTTTAATAAAGGGATAGTTCTGTATTATGACCTTGAAGATAAGGCCGGAGCTATTCAGGCCTGGAATGGGTTGGTCCAGATGAACCCAGGAGCCAGAGCTCCCAGCGGAAAACCGATTAAGGATATGATTCGGGATCTTTCTTAG